The window CAGGACACCCTGTTGGATGGCCCACATTGTGTCTCCCACCCTGGCCTCCGTTACTACCGCCCAGGCCTCCGTGACTACCGCCTTGGCCTCCGTGGCTACCGCCCAAGCCTCCGTGGCTTCCTATGTTGCTGCTGCCGCGGTTGAACGCCTGACTCTGAGCGTGGCTTTGGGCGTGACTCTGAGCATGACTCTGAGCGCGAGCCTGACTTTGGGCGTGAGCTTGGGCATGGGCTTGGCTCTGGGCGTTGGCTTGGGCTTGGGCATGGGCTTGGCTCTGGGCGTGGGCTTGGCTGTGAGAATGGGCGTGACTCTGGGATTGACTGAAGCTGCtctgctggctctggctttggCTGTGTGAGAACCTCTGAAAATATTCAAAGTCATATTTAACTATTACacacaaattcaaaatatgcaaaCTGAGTGTAGCGTCGTACAAAGATCGCCAGTTCTGCCTTTCGTGAATTTTTGACTGATTATTGGTTATCCACATGGTCTGGTGTTATTCCAGTGATAGATTACACTTGGTTACTGGACATTCAGCCTCTTACATCGATGAAGCATTTTAGATTGACTCAGAACTCGACCATGCCCAAAACAAACCCTTTGGACTTGGAAATCTATTAACactttgaaaagaaaagaatactcaCCCCCGCCTGTGAGAGCCCTCCGGGCACACCGAATCTCCGATGCTGCTTGCCGGAATGGTCACAGGAATAACAGGGTTCTGCTGCAGCCCATGCGGCCACCAACACCAcgcctgccaccgccaccaacagCTGACGAACCATCTGGAATTTATACATTAAGGCTGTGAATAGAGAGCTAATAGAGGGAAGAAGTCTGTCATCTGAAAGAAATTTTAGATCAGCTTCGAGGATCATAAAAAATTCTGATACTACAAACACTATAACTACACCCAGCATTTCGTTCTCTAATTTGTCTGATTTCAAAAAATTTctaagagaagaggatgaagtgcAACAATCTCAGCTTTCCCATTTGAGCAAGTTCAGATTGTTTTTTGCTTCCCTGCAAACCTGACTCACCTTCGCAGGTTTGAGATGAGGGTTTGAGGCAGAGGCTGGCCTGGCCAAGCCTTATATATACAGGCTCGGATCTTGCTCttcgaggaagaaaaattacagATGGTGTCGGTGATTATCCATGCTTGTGTGGACTtccccactttcttttttcagctGCCGACAACAACATAGGAGTGCATATATGGGCTTGGCAGCAGTGTGGTGTCCGGGAACGACTCAACGCTCCGCCACAATAGTGCACAAAATCACGTGCCTTCCTTTAGGTCCCAGTgccgaaggaggaagaaaagagaattgaGATCAGTGTCACGATGTTGACCTTTGAAAAACCCAACCACAACCGGTTCGTTGAGTGTACGTTGCAggatctttcttctcctcacctGGAAGAAAAATTTGGTTCTTTAAAAGGTGCATCCTGGCCTCTGTTCCTAATGAATCCCTTTGTGCTGTGACCGTTTGCATGCTTTCTCGGCTCTGTGCTTCAAGCAAATTAAAGGGCGAAATTATTCTGAAAAGCAACGGAaatgttgttttccttattattattattattatcatcattatcattatcgttatcgtTATCGTTAtcgttatcgttattgttattgttattgttattattatcactattgttattatcactactattattattattgttattataataataataattattattattattattatcattatcattatcattatcattattattataataataataataatcatcatcatcatcaccatcattactattattgcaattattattattattgttattgctattattattataattattattattatttttattattgttattgctactattattattattattattattattattattattattattatcattatcattatcattattattattattattattattattattattattattatcattatcattatcataattattattattattattattaccattattattactattattattattattattgttgttattaatattattattattattattattattattattattattattattattattattattattattattattattattattattatcatcattattttcattattattattattattattattatcatcgtttttgttatcaccattattattgttattatcattattattattattattatcattcctgTTATATTTGAACTTTTTGACAAAGATGCGAGTGTGAACGTCTTCAACGAGATTCACCTTTCCTAGGCTCAGTCGTGAGGCTAATGCTTCTTTCAGTCATGGATTTCTTGCAACATAATTACAAAGTCTTTATCTTCAAACCAGCTGAGATGCTGTCCCTCTCTGTTGAACCTGCAGGACGCTTCAGCTTCATGCGTCATTTGATACAAGTAGGCCATTGTTCAAGAGGGGAGAGCAGAAGGGGCGGTGAAGAAGAGGTGTTTACAGTCACGTCTAAGGAGAAACCAGGATGCAAGAGGTGAATGTTCCACCTCGCTCTCTGTGGCGGTGgttcttcctatcctttcctaTCACTgtccgtcccttcccttcccatgccGTTTCTTCCAGCGCCGCCTCATACCATCCCGCCGGGAACTCCTCTCTTCCTGAGCACGCTTTACGACACTGCGCCCTCTCGCCCTCCTCTTCATGATGCCATTGCAGGGTTAAAGGTCACGGGAAAGTTAATGAGATAATTTTTTAAATGTGTTTACACTAAGGTCAATAAACACTGCCGCTCTCCTTTCATGGTTTCTAATACCGAGATGTGACTTGAGTCCGTCTCTTAAGATTCTGAGTCATATTGTAAACTGAACAGGCTCTAGTGAAACTTATTGCGGTTTTCAAGGATCTTTTCGAGATTGCACCGTTCATTTAACAGGAAATTTCCATCACCATTTGAAAATAGGCAAGGAAAACATGATTGATTATCTCTGTGGTCTGTTGGTAGAACAAAGCGTTCATGACCAAGTGTTCGCGATGCATGGCATTTATTTATGCGCTTGTCTCTTACTGCTAGTGTAGGGAAAAATAAGTATTTATCTCGACGTAtcatctctttttattgttttctctttttggctTATCTTCCATCTCGTAGTACATTAACTCGTATACAACATATGTcttgttttagttttctttcatgtgtgttgaaatatttgCAAGGGTATCTATTTCTTAGccaattttatttttccattctctctctctctctctctctctctctctctctctctctctctctctctctctctctctctctctctctctctctctctctctctctctctctctctctctctctctctctctctctctctctctctctctctctctctctctctctctctctctctctctcctcgtcataGACAGCGACAGTTACAGATCGCTCCCCTGCTTCATAGACACAGCTACAAATCACTCCCCTGTCTCTCATGACTATAGATCTGTCGCCTCCTTTGCATAAACACCAGATGGCACACACTTAACACACCTCCACGCTTTCCTATATGCGTATCTACTGTACATACGTGCTCCCTTCACCGAGccacattctttttattttttttatttttctctttggaATATttgacacctaccgaaacaataacttactcccagtgagatctaatagcactagttcagggggtgctgtgaaccttccattaaagctagttgtgatctcgttgaatgtttcctttgtgtctcacaactcaaggggcagtcacagcctgtcctTTAAGGACAactctccttcctcacacaaaactacatgcacttacgacacacacacccttcactccaaatcaaaatttaaaagaaaatgggacccaaaataaatgcctcggagtccccctctggggagggaccaaaaatgtccccaggtcggacacctctcctgttgaagaccacaaatgccttgacacctccctcaactttttctacattaacttctgcaacattcgtggtcttagatctatttttcaatctgtggaacaccacctctcctctactaaacctcatcttcttttcctcaccgaaacacagctgtctgaggcaactgacagtagcccttctctgttccctcctactttctctattctcattttcattccaaagctggatgttgcgtctatgtacgcaacgacttaacttgctctcgtgcccacgctcttgagtcttccgaattttccaccatctggctacgacttaacagtcactctcaaactaaattcatctgtgctgtttatctctccctaactcttctgactatagtaaattcttcgactacttaacttctaaagtggagcacattctgtccctctaccctttcgctgagatttccattcttggagatttcaatgttcaccaccagctttggctttcctctcccttcactgaccaccctggtgaactagccttcaactttgctatcctccatgacctagagcaactggtgcaacaccctactcgtattcctgaccgtcttggagacacgcccaacattcttgatctcttcctcacctctaacccttctgcttatgctgtcaccctttcatctccgttgggctcctccgatcacaatctcatttctgtatcttgtcctatttctccaatccctccacaggatccccaaagcgaaggtgcctctggcgttttgcctctgccagttgggggacctgaggaggtattatgctgattttcctggaatgattattgcttccgtgtcagagacccatctctttgtgctgaacgcataacagaggtgttagtatctggcatggaggcgtacattcctcattcttttctcaacctaaaccttctaaaccttggtttaactcagcctgttctcgtgctatacatgatagagaggttgcccacaaaaggtacttgagccttccatctcctgaatctcatgcactttatatctctgcccggaatcatgccaagtctgttcttcaacttgccaaacactctttcataaatagaaaatgtcaaaatctttcaaactcaaactctcctcgtgacttctggcatctagccaaaaacatctcaaataacttcacttcttcatctttcctcctttatttcatcctgatggcaccactgccatctcttctgtctctaaagctgaactcttttctcaaacctttgctcacaactccaccttggacgattctgggcttgtcctcctctcctcctccctctgactatttcatgtctacaatcaaaattcttcgtaatgatgttttccatgcccttgctggcctaaaccctcggaaggcttatggacctgatggggtccctcctattgttctcaaaaactgtgcttctgtgcttgcaccttgcctggccaaactcttccaactttgtctatcgacttctacctttccttcctgctggaagtttgcctacattcagcctgttcctaaaagggtgaccgttctaacccctcaaactaccgtcctatagctttaatctcttgcttgtctaaagtttttgaatctatcctgaataggaagattctcaaacatctgtcacttcacaatcttctgtctgatcgccagtatggcttccgtcaaggtcgctctactggtgatcttctggctttccttactgagtcttggtcatcctcttttagagatttccgtgaaacttttgctgttgcgttagacatatcaaaagcttttgatagagtctggcataaagctttgatttcaaaactgccctcctacggcttctatccttctctctctgcaactttatctcaagtttcctttccgaccgctctattgctgctgtggtagacggccactgttcttctcctaaacctattaatagtggtgttcctcagggttctgtcctgtcaccactctctttctattattcattaatgaccttcttaaccaaacttcttgccctatccactcctacgctgatgataccaccctacatctttccacgtcttttcagacacgaccaacccttcaggaagtcaacagatcacgcagggacgccacagaacgcctgacttccgatctttctaagattttcgaTTGGGA is drawn from Portunus trituberculatus isolate SZX2019 chromosome 44, ASM1759143v1, whole genome shotgun sequence and contains these coding sequences:
- the LOC123518521 gene encoding keratin, type I cytoskeletal 9-like, whose amino-acid sequence is MVRQLLVAVAGVVLVAAWAAAEPCYSCDHSGKQHRRFGVPGGLSQAGRFSHSQSQSQQSSFSQSQSHAHSHSQAHAQSQAHAQAQANAQSQAHAQAHAQSQARAQSHAQSHAQSHAQSQAFNRGSSNIGSHGGLGGSHGGQGGSHGGLGGSNGGQGGRHNVGHPTGCPGCGCGGCGDSCGWCGGNYGRRKRSVDGLAQSVDVQNLFDAISSEDKDQCGLRLVCELAQEDPRNLAEDEVQILLPYRGAGESDGTAYGQYDEAAWHGQEGHQCAEHYPQCAFTASQIMDEYRKEVAASPSED